A window of Ipomoea triloba cultivar NCNSP0323 chromosome 2, ASM357664v1 contains these coding sequences:
- the LOC116010993 gene encoding uncharacterized protein LOC116010993, with amino-acid sequence MRAYAMEFLLPILFVLSLSIFPATPQFIPLLGDPCANDDVCGKGKCELNSSALLGFDCACDSGWTKMEFFGRIFTPCVFPNCSSFNPPLPPIPEFNITSPCNLIWCGDGNCVVNGTTHYCQCSHGSDNVFNATALPCLKKEWSLELDCGGVRLGQDSPPPPASGEGSDQNHNSSQGNGSSINVPKFSWSNGALTTILLITIFLLFW; translated from the exons ATGAGAGCCTACGCCATGGAATTCCTTCTGCCAATTCTCTTCGTCCTTTCCCTCTCCATCTTCCCAGCCACACCTCAGTTCATTCCATTACTAg GTGATCCATGTGCAAATGATGATGTGTGCGGAAAAGGGAAGTGCGAGTTGAATTCAAGTGCATTGCTGGGATTTGATTGTGCTTGTGATTCTGGTTGGACAAAGATGGAGTTTTTTGGTCGTATCTTCACTCCTTGCGTTTTCCCCAATT GTTCGAGTTTTAATCCGCCACTACCCCCAATTCCAGAGTTTAATATAACAAGCC CATGCAATTTAATATGGTGTGGTGATGGGAACTGTGTTGTGAACGGCACCACACACTACTGTCAATGTAGCCATGGCTCCGACAACGTATTCAATGCCACTGCATTACCATGCTTAAAAAAGGAAT GGTCTCTTGAATTAGATTGCGGAGGAGTCCGACTTGGCCAAGATAGTCCACCTCCTCCAGCCAGCG GAGAAGGGAGTGATCAAAATCACAATTCCTCTCAAGGAAATG GATCGTCCATTAACGTGCCTAAGTTTTCATGGAGCAATGGTGCCCTCACTACAATTCTGTTAATCACTATCTTCCTCTTATTTTGGTAA
- the LOC116010641 gene encoding probable 2-oxoglutarate-dependent dioxygenase AOP1, whose translation MGSESGIKLPIIDFSDENLKPGCPTWDKVRNQVHKALVEYGCFEATFDKIPIHLRESIFDALKELFDLPLQTKVRNTSNKPFHGYVGQYPMVPLYESMGIDDANLLHNTQHFTNIMWPQGNPNFCNTVQSYSEKLCGLDDMVRRMILESLGVEKYMDEHMNSTNYLLRVMKYKGPECDDTKLGLNAHTDKNIVTILYQNEVNGLEVLTKDGQWINVCPSPNSFIVMIGDSLYAWTNGRLHSPYHRVMMSGNEARYSAGLFSIPKAGYIIKAPQELVDEQHPLLFNPFDHVEFLGFYYSEEGQKCQSALATYCGV comes from the exons ATGGGTTCAGAAAGTGGTATTAAGCTACCCATAATTGATTTCTCCGATGAAAACCTTAAACCAGGTTGTCCTACATGGGACAAGGTGAGAAACCAAGTCCACAAAGCTTTAGTAGAATATGGGTGTTTTGAGGCCACGTTTGACAAAATCCCTATACACCTTAGAGAATCCATCTTTGATGCCTTGAAAGAGCTTTTTGATCTCCCTTTGCAAACCAAAGTGAGGAACACCTCAAACAAGCCCTTCCATGGCTATGTTGGGCAGTACCCCATGGTGCCACTGTATGAGAGCATGGGCATTGATGATGCTAATCTCCTTCACAATACCCAACACTTCACCAACATCATGTGGCCACAAGGAAACCCTAATTtttg CAATACTGTTCAGTCTTACTCAGAGAAATTATGTGGATTGGATGATATGGTAAGGAGGATGATCTTGGAGAGCCTAGGGGTGGAGAAGTACATGGATGAACATATGAATTCTACAAACTATCTTCTTCGAGTGATGAAGTATAAAGGGCCAGAATGTGATGATACTAAGCTTGGACTAAATGCTCACACAGATAAGAACATTGTGACCATACTATACCAGAATGAAGTGAATGGTTTGGAAGTCCTAACCAAAGATGGGCAATGGATCAATGTTTGTCCTTCCCCCAACTCCTTCATTGTCATGATCGGAGACTCGCTTTAT GCATGGACAAATGGAAGATTGCATTCACCTTATCATAGAGTGATGATGAGTGGGAATGAAGCAAGGTATTCCGCAGGCTTATTTTCGATTCCAAAAGCAGGATACATAATCAAAGCCCCACAAGAGTTGGTAGATGAACAACATCCTTTACTCTTCAACCCTTTTGATCACGTCGAGTTTCTTGGGTTCTACTACTCGGAagaagggcaaaaatgtcaatctGCTCTTGCAACTTACTGCGGGGtttaa